Proteins from a single region of Apium graveolens cultivar Ventura unplaced genomic scaffold, ASM990537v1 ctg4399, whole genome shotgun sequence:
- the LOC141701798 gene encoding uncharacterized protein LOC141701798: MGVIKQLGVHYGVSRVTISKIWIVVHKAINEGLVPNVDRKYRGGNKRYALDLEKVRHIPLHHRTNIRTLTCHLNASKSTVHRLVQKGKIRSHSNALKPFLTPLNMEARVNFVLNHIENSSLYTNPTYVNMYNEVHIDEKWFYMTRQSQKYYLLPNEPEAHRACKSKRFITKIMFMSAIARPRYNNDGVCIFDGKIGIFPFTFEEPALRSSKNRAKGVIEVKPIESINKAVIKQCLINKIIPAIKDKWPADFDKNIVIQQDNARPHIKANDEKFVNAAQSDGFFITLANQPPNSPDLNINDLGFFRIIQGLQHEKAPKTICQLVNAVVRAYEEVTDTTTNYVWLSLMSCMTEILKNDGNNNYRLPHIGKKKLSNLGLLPNQLTIPGELVQGVLNKRNNVEDRTA; this comes from the coding sequence ATGGGAGTCATCAAACAACTTGGAGTGCATTATGGTGTTAGCAGAGTGACAATATCTAAAATCTGGATAGTTGTGCACAAAGCAATCAATGAAGGTTTGGTTCCTAATGTTGACAGAAAGTACAGGGGTGGTAACAAAAGGTATGCTTTGGATTTAGAAAAGGTACGGCATATTCCTCTCCATCATAGAACAAATATTAGGACATTGACATGTCACTTAAATGCAAGTAAATCTACTGTCCATAGGCTAGTTCAGAAAGGTAAGATTAGATCACATTCTAATGCATTGAAACCTTTTTTAACTCCTTTGAATATGGAAGCTAGAGTTAATTTTGTGTTAAACCATATTGAAAATTCAAGCCTCTACACAAATCCCACATATGTAAACATGTATAATGAAGTTCACATAGACGAGAAGTGGTTCTATATGACAAGGCAAAGTCAAAAATATTACCTCCTACCTAACGAACCCGAAGCACATCGCGCATGCAAGTCAAAGAGATTTATAACTAAAATTATGTTCATGAGTGCAATAGCTAGGCCTCGATATAACAATGACGGGGTTTGCATATTTGATGGAAAAATAGGTATATTTCCTTTTACCTTTGAAGAACCGGCTTTGAGGTCAAGTAAGAATAGAGCAAAAGGGGTTATTGAAGTTAAACCTATCGAAAGTATAAACAAGGCGGTGATTAAACAATGTTTGATCAACAAAATTATCCCGGCTATTAAAGATAAATGGCCCGCTGATTTTGACAAAAATATTGTCATTCAACAAGATAATGCAAGGCCGCATATTAAAGCTAATGATGAGAAATTTGTTAACGCCGCACAATCAGATGGGTTTTTTATAACCTTGGCCAATCAACCTCCTAATAGTCCAGACCTAAACATTAATGATCTTGGGTTTTTTCGTATTATACAAGGTTTGCAGCATGAGAAAGCTCCAAAAACTATATGTCAACTAGTAAATGCAGTGGTTAGGGCCTATGAAGAGGTTACTGACACAACAACAAACTATGTGTGGTTGTCCTTGATGAGTTGCATGACAGAGATATTGAAAAATGATGGGAATAACAATTACAGACTGCCTCATATAGGCAAGAAAAAGCTTTCAAATTTGGGACTGCTACCAAATCAGCTTACCATTCCTGGAGAACTGGTGCAAGGTGTTTTAAACAAAAGAAACAATGTGGAGGACAGGACTGCCTAA